CTACCTAACGCTGGCCAGGGTGGTTGCCAGAAAGGCCCCCAGGAGCGCGTCCACTCCTTTCTCCACGACGTCGGATGACCGGCATTCCTTACCACCGGTCTGCATCCCAATGAGATTTCAGTGTTGACGCTAGGCAAGAGGTCATCGTATTAGAACTCAAAAATTTCAGTCACGATTCAAGTAGTACGCTCCTGGCGTTCCTCATGTAACTGCCTCGTGTATTCCtgagtattatattttttaagcgAGGAGAGATGGCATCAGGCTAGAACGGCGTCCCCTCAGCTTCCCTGACGGCTACGCGAGGAGCCACAGCCACACCAGTGGGTTGGCCCCTTCTCCTAGAGGAGAAGCCCTAGGCGCGGCCGGTCCTGGTCAGCACTTCCGGCGCGACCCAAAACTTAAAACCAACAccatcttccttccctcctgggTGGAATGTTAGACCCTGATTTGCAGtccagtaaggaaaaaaaaagcttattccCCTGTCTTTGAGGGCCAGCCATTTGGACATTGCTTCAAAAGGCACATTGATTCCAGTGGTAATTTAAATAAGTagggaaggaaagaataagagtaaacacagaacaaacaaaaaaagaaaaaataggtttcATGGAATACATTAAAGTAAACGGGCAGCTGGGATCTACCCAGACCACTGAGCTCCTCACTAGTAGTCTAACTAAGGTAGAGTAATTCACTGAGTCCCCGGCGCACAGGCCTTCAGGAAACACTGTTTATGAAAGTAGTTGAGGACTCTCGGGCACCTTGCCCTGACTTCTAGTTCAAGTGTGTGCAATGCAGAAAGGATCACCAAATTCAAAACTGCAGGAGGACAAATAAAATTCAGTGCACAGCACAGGCTCGAGAAATAACGAGAgatcactgtatatatatatatattactatttaaACGATATCCGAGAAACCTTTTGAAGTAGTTAACTCGTGTTCACATTCCATGCATTTTCTAGTAGGTTAAGCCCTGGGCTTATATATCTTGGTGCACATGTCCTACAAAGCTCCATTCTTTGGACGAATCCAAGCATTCCTCAGACGGAAAGGGAAGTACCCCGGATTTTGTCTACTTACCCATTTGAATGCATACCTGACCTCACAGGAGCTACTTCTTGTTACCACAGGCACAGAAGAGGATTTGAAAATCGAACTGTTTGGGGGTTTTATTTGGGATTTTATTCACTGCCTTCTAAAAACCCCGGGATGTCACAGACACCATCTGAATTGTCTCCcgggacaaaaaaagaaaaaaacaaaaacaaaacaaaaacccagtgaccctctctccctcttgctagaCCCACTTCCCTACACCAAAGCCCCAAGTGCCTCGAAAGCCCCGTGTGGAACCGGACTTGCCCCCTGTGGCTCTGCAGCGCCCTCCTTTGcgcaaagaagaaaacacaacaCAATTGGAAAACAAACTAAACAGTAGGGACAACAGAAAAGTCCAAACGGGGTGGGCAAACCAGCGGTCTCCTGCCTGCAAGGCGGAGGCTCACTTTTTACTGCAGAATTCGGAGCTGCTCAAGAACTTCCTGATGACCAGCCCCAGGCAGACGACCAGCAGCAGCATGTAGCCCACGGTGCCCAAAAAGGTGGGCGCGGCGGGCGGTGCCTTGAGAAACTGGCGCAGGCCCTCCTCCACGTAGTACACCTGGTCGTAGATGCTGAGGAACGTGAAGATGTGGAAGAGCTGGTGGCTGTGGCCGATGATGTCGAAGAGGCCCGGCTGGATGCGCTCGGGGATCTTGCTGACGTTGAAGAAGGCCGCCACCACCAACCAGAAGTAACGACGGTAGAAGTGCACGAAGAGCGTGGGGTTCTCGCCGCGCAGGTCGAAGAGCCAGCTCTCCAGCATGATGGGGCAGGCCATGCTGAGTGGCATGACGAAGACGAAGGTGCGCAGCGCGAACGGGTAGGAGCACCAGTCGGTGCGGCTCTTGCAGCAGGCCACGGTGCAGGCCACCGCCAGCAGGAAGGCCACCGGCAGCACCAGCGCGCGGTAGGCGGCGATGAGGCGCGTGCAGTCCACGTGCCAGCCCAGGCGTTGCTGCACGTAAGGGGTCATCACCCGGGCGTCCAGCAAGCTGAGGCCCGGCAGCAGGTAGTAGTAATAGGCCACGGTGCTGCCGAAGCCGTAGTAGCTGATGGACGCATAGTCCAGGTAGAAGAAGGCGGCGCGCAGGCGCAGCGACAGGCAGCTGAACACGTGCGCCGTGCAGCTCATGGCGAAGGTCAGCAGCACGCCGGACGCGTAGCACCACAGCGGCAGCAGCCACGGGTGGTGGAAGGGCACGTCGCGGCCGCTCAGGAAGAACAGGCGGCAGAACTTGCTCAGGAACAGCAGCAGCGGGATGAAGTGCGTCCAGAAGTTGAGCGTCTCGTTGGTGGGCTTGAGCACCGAGGCCAGGCACTCCTGTGCCGTGCAGGGCAGCCGCCGGTAGCCGGACAGAATGAAGCACTCCACGAAGTCGTCGGGCACCTCGTCCCAGCGCAGCAGCGCCTTGGCCGGGGCCGAAGGGTTCCCGGAGGCCGAGGGGTGCGGGCGCGAGACGTCCTCCAAAGCCGCCCCGGTCGTGGCCGGGGGGCCCCTGGTGCCGGTGCTCCGGGGCTGCAGGCGCCGCGGCATGGTGCCCCGGGCTTGGCTAGGACGCGAACAGGCGACCTCTGGCGCGGGCTCCGGTGAACAGGCGACCTCTGGCGCCGGCTCCCGCGCGCTCCGCAGCCCCCGCCGGCCGCCGTCGGAGCCTTTGTGCGCGCGCCGGGGGCGTCGCTGCAGGTTCCAGGGAAGACCTGAACCTCCGAGCAGCCGGTcctaaaaataagtgaataaataagaatCACTTTGTGAGCGGCCGGCGACTTGCAGGGCGCGCGGGGCTCGGCGTCCCCTGCGCCAGGCTCCCTGCTACCGGCTCCGGGCCGCCCGCGCTGCGGCAGCCCCAGCGGCGGCGCGGCGGACTGCGGCGGCGGCGCTGCCCCGGTGACTGGGCATCGCGCGGTGCGGGCGCAGCCGCCGCTGCCCCCGGCGCGGGAGGCGGGGACGTGGGAGCAGAGGCGCTGGAGGGCGGGCGGGGGCCTCCCCGGCTAGTGTTTCGCGGCCGCCTCTGGGGATGGAGTTGTCCCCTGTCTCGAGTTCCGTACCATCCCCCTCCTCGGGCCGCCGCAGCCCGAGCTGGCCCGTTAATGATTGATGCGGGGGCAAAGGCTGCGCCAGCGACTCGGCCGCGCGCGCCGAGGGCGAGGGTCGGCGCCGGGGTTCGGAGCCCAGCAGCCACGCGGGCGGGCGGGCGTTCGAGAGGACACTGGGGAGCGCGTTCGCGAGGGGCGTAGAGCAGCGGccgcgggggcggggggagggaagcggcggggaggggagggcagggcgcGCTAGCCCGCGCGGGGCGCGGAGATGCGCGCACAGTGAGTCCCGAGGTGGCGGGGGCAGGGACGCTCCGGAAATCAGGGGAGCTGTGGGTCCATGTCCGGATCAGGCCCGTGTCACTGTCAGAAACCCGGGACAGCCCCTCTTTCcccgtgtgtgcgcgcgcgcgcgggaGCGCGCGCGGTTCCCGTTGTCGGCACCGCGTCCAAGCCCCAGTTTATATCCGTTCGTGTAGCGGACTTAGGCAGGTGCGTCATGAACCTCCCTTCTCCCCCGTCCTGGTCTTGTCCGAAGAAACCATCCCATCACTGGCCTGTCCGGTCGCTCTCGCCATCCTCGTCGTCGTCTCTGGTCTTGTGTGGGGAGCCCCGAGTCCGAGAAGTGGCGGCGGGCTGCTCAGGACCGGGCGGAATCTCCGGACACGGGCTCCCCCCGGCAGGGCTGTGTGTCTTGAGTCGAGGGTTTATCCTGGTGGAGGGCACCGAGGAGAGGTGACTTCAGGGAGAGGTGGATCCTCGCATGAACCACCGAAAAGCGAGCAGGGACAGTTCGGAGAGACTGGGAGGCGGTGGCTCGGAAGAAGCTTATGCATAATTGACCAGCGGTACCTGGCAGGCTTGGGTGGCAGGAAGCCAGAAGAGAGGCCGAGGGAAGAATCGGAAAACGTTGTGATGCACTGCGTGTGACAACGTGCCCGTGAGCCTTGTAAAAGGGGGGGaggtggcgggggcgggggtggggagctggAAATAAAAAACCCTGTCTGCTCTGCTCTAAAAACGGTTACCATTTCACAGAAGTTTCTCTTCGACAGAGGCCTTAGGGCTCTATGACTGTGTCTACCTACACTACGGTGTCATGGCAACCGGAGCTAACTATAAGGGACCAGGCAGTGTTCTAAGTGCTTAacggtttttaaaaatcttttaggtATACTTATtattgtccccccccccttttttttttttaacaatggagGCAGCATAACCCTACATAACCTGCCCAGTTGATGGAAGcccgggatgggggtggggaggatttGAACCTCGGCAAGTTGCTTCTGATCTCATGTACTTACACCAGAACATCCAACAAGCTGCTTTGCTCATAGAAAACTAGGAGCGTTTGATTTGGGGAAAGGCTTGTATTGTAGAAATGAAAGGCCACCTTCATCACTATAGCAGATCTTATAGGTAAGCCAAGGAAGGTTTGTTTACTTAGCAGGGGCTCAAGGACTTCGGTTGTGGACAAGAATTACTTTATAAGTAAgaaatcatgcctgacctgtggtggcgcagtggataaagcgtcgacctggaaatgctgaggtcgccagttcgaaaccctgggcttgcctggtcaaggcacatgtgggagttgatgcttccagctcctccccccttctctctgtctctctctcctctctctctttctctctctctctctcctctctaaaaatgaataaataaaaaaaaaattaaaaaaaaaaaaaaaaaaagaaatcattcggTATTGTAAGTGTCTAAAATTACTAACAGGTAATAGAAAGAGTGTCTTTAAAAGTTTCAGCCTcctctctgggggaaaaaaaaagttttcctctGGCTTAGCAAACTCTTACACAATTAGGCCAAAGGTACATTCCTATCTGATGCCTTCCTGACATCACAAATTCCTGATTAGTGGGTTTTAAATTAATATCTTGCCCAAGTGACTTAGCTTGCATTTTGTTTTAGTATTTTCTGTTTTCCCACTTGCATAGCTTTGCGGTTTTAAAGCAAAGTCTAGTTTCTTTCACATCTGGACTAAAGACCAGGCTAATTTGTAGGAAAAGGGATTAAAATTCAGGCATTTATTAATCAGGCCTAGGAATGCTAACCCTGAATGAATCTAGGGCagatcagaaaataattttttttttcatagtctcTTTGTTTTATGCCACAGACAGCCCGAGCGAGGGCCTGCCAAAAAATGTTGATCCTGTAATAATTCTTATCTGCCAACCTCTTCGTTACGTAATCAGCTCTCTTCGCTAATTGAGggaaatagaagagaaaggaatTGACTGTAAATGCATGTGTAAAAACTCTATAGTTAGATAAAATCACATTTGCCTTGATGGCTAGGATTGGTGAGGCTGACCATGATAAAATACAGTGTTCTTGAAAACACTCAGTATTTTATAACATCAGCACAACCTGTTGTCACCTTCCTATATAAGCCTCTCAGGAAGTCATTGAGAGAcctgcttctctcttttcttgtatatctccCGCCCCACTCGAGGCGCAAAATCAGCTGTGGAGGGGTGTTCCCGAAGGTCTTTGGCGTCAGCCCAGAGAAGCCGTGCAGGCTATACCTGGACAAACCCAAGGGAAAAGGAACTGAGAAACCAGAAAAACTCACctaactttatttaaaacaaaacaaacaaacaaacaaacaccacccccccccacccccagaaataGGACTTACTTAATTGCTACCAAACGGTggcattaatttttctttggtgttttgaGATATAAAGGTGAGTTCTCCAGACCCTACGCAGGCTGggctgtgtggtttgtctttaaCTCCAGTAACTAACTGCTGCTTGTCAGCAAGGACCATGCTCACACCCCCTGGGCTTGGCTGACAGATGCAGCAGATAGCAGAGCGGGCTGCCGCTGGCCCGGCAGGTGCGCTGGGTGATAAGGCATCCCGAGGCTGCCCCGGCCTGACTACCAAGCCCTTGGCAGAAAGGTATCGCCCGGTGCCATTGACAAGGCAGTGTGCCAGCGTTTAGGGGTGGAAACCAGCTGGGTTCTCCCAATGGAAGGCTTGTTAAACCGAGACCCCAAGAGTGGTGTGGGCAGTCCCGTGGAGGCCCTGCACATTCGGGCACTGAGGGGTCCTGGCTGCCCACATGCGGTCACTtccaggagctggagcaaacaggACCCGTAGAGTTtgtgtttctttgtgttttgtcCCTACAGTAATCATATGAAGTATATAAAAAAGTTCCACAGCAAATTTGATGTTCTCTTATAGGGACAATGAGCTCTGTGTAAAACCCgcatttaaaaaatgtgctcTGATATTTACAGCTAATACACCTGGTTGAGGAGGAAGCAATTTTTTTGCTCCTCTCATTTTTTGCCAAAACCAACCAACcgaacaaccaaccaaccaaacgaACAAAACCCGGCGCTTTATTGCACCCAAGACTTTGTACAAAGAGAGCTCTAGAAGGTTCTGTCCCTCTCCTCAGAAGATACAGCCTAACCAGAGGGCGTCCCTTCCTCCTTAAATTGAGAATAGCCACCAACTGAAGAGCGCCACCATCCCAACTCTTCCAGGTCAGATACGGTTACCACCAGATTATAGGGTCTGAGAGTTAGGATCCTACCTGCGGAGAACCACCTGGCAGTGGCATCGGGTGTGTAACTATGGCAACCTTTGAGGAGAAGCGGAATCGGAAGGCCAGGTAGAGGGCCGGAAGCCGGAGAGGGTGGTGGGGGATTGAGTTCTTCTCTGGCGCTAGGCCTGGCTGTTTACTGAAGTGGCGACAGGCAGGGTTCTCTTTGGAAGAATAGCTCAGGGAGACTTGTTAGGGTGTTTTTTGCCTTTGATGATTCTGCGCAGGGAGCGGCACCTCCCTATGTCCCTCTCGCCCCCCACTTCACCTGTTCTCTCCGGAGTGGGCGCGCACAAAGCCTGGTGGAAGGTGAAGAATACAATGCGACAACTTCCGTTGCCATAGATCTGTTTTTAAATGTCCATCCCCTGTGAAGGTTTGTATGATACACTTACTACATCTTACATGGAGGTAACAAAATAATACGGCAGGGCATGGGCTGGTGGTGCCTCGACACTGGTGGATAAAAGGTGTGCAATCCAAACGCCACTGATTTCTCTGCAGTCCATCGCTGCTCCTGCGTGTCCACCtgctcccatctcctctctcgGGTCCAGGGGGGCAGGGGTAGCCTCTCAGGTTGCTGTCAAGGGTGTTTTGGGGTCGCCATCTCCCCATCAACAGTCCCTAAGCCCTGACCGGACCTGCCCGAGCCTTCCGCCCCTCCCGCAGCTTTCCTGAGCTTGGGTGGCCGTCTGCATTCTGGAGTTATTTCTCCCAGTTCTGCCCTTCCTGTTTCCTGGCTAAAGCTCCTACTATCCCTGACGACGAAGGTCTCCTATCTGCATGTTCTGTTCATCCTCATTCAGAATTGTTACCCTTCGGGGAGGAAGAGATTGTCACTGGCTCTTGCTTGCTCTGGGAGGGGACTTTTCCGTAGTCTCCATTCATTTTACTGGAGAACCAATTCTACAAGGGCGTGAAATCGGTGATTCAGTTCTTGCTCCTCCTCCGCCTATTGACAATAGCCCTGGACATGCAGTGCTTTGCCCGTAGTAGTAAGCACTCAACACGTATCTGTGATTGGGAGATTCTCTTCAGTGCGGTAAGCCTTTAAAAGGTTAGAACTCAGAGTCCTAGACTCTTAGAAATGTCACTTCATCTTTCAAGTCATCTAGTGAGACTCTCTTCCCGTTTATGgcagttgtttccatttcttgatcGTATGCTGGATGTGGGTACCGGCACAggcactttacatacattatctctaATTCCCAGAGTGCTCTTGGCAAGGTGAATCCAGGATCTCCGTTTCCAGACAGGAAACCAGAGAGGCTCAGCCTTGTACCTCACATggcctcctctttcattttaagttttttttttaaattgctgttcAAAAGCTTTGTGAATAATTAAATGAGCATAACCAATGAGAAGgggaaaaacaacacaaatacTGGCGCCGTGGCCCCAAGCTCAGCCGTAAGTATCGTTGAATGGGGCCACCGTTTGGATCTGGTTAGAAAGTCTCTGataagaaagaggcagagagagacaggtatTCCTGCAGTGTGTGACGGCTGGATATTGATTAGGCATGGCAGGAAGGTccatttttaaatagcattttccCATAAACAAATAACATCTGATGTCACCAGAAGACTTGCCATATATTTATACTAAGATCTCTGTGAAGAGGCAAATGGCAGGTCCCAAGACTTCATAGATGAGCCTTGCACTTAGCACAATATCAACCATTACAGTGATTGATTAATACAGCAGGAAAAAATAGGATATTATGGCCTAGTACTATGGTTGGGAAACTGCGGCTCACGGGCCACaggcagctctttggccccttgagtgtggctcttccacaaaataccatgtgcaggtgctacctcggTAAGAAATGTacctgcctatatagtttaagttaataaaaaatggctctcaaaagaaatttcaatcgttgtactgttctatttggctctgttgactaatgacttTGCCGACCACCCAAAGATCAAGGGGAAGGCCTCTCAGTTATTGGGCTGTGTTTGGGCCTCAAAGAAGCGAACTGGCCAATGGTCccatttaggtttttttcttgtttttctctctttaaaaatttttgaaggccctggccggttggctcagcggtagagcatcggcctagcgtgcggaggacccaggttcgattcccagccagggcacacaggagaagcgcccatttgcttctccacccctccgccgcgctttcctctctgtctctctctttccctcccgcagccgaggctccattggagcaaagatggcccgggcactgggcatggctctgtggcctctgcctcaggcgctagagtggctctggtcgcaatatggcaacacccaggatgggcagagcatcgcccccctggtgggcagagcgtcgccccatggtgggcgtgccgggtggatcccggtcgggcgcatgcgggagtctgtctgactgtctctccctgtttccagcttcagaaaaatgaaaaaaaaaaaaaaaaaaaaaagtaaaaatttttgaaaattttaattgagGTACATTTGTTAtacaacattgtattagtttcaggtacacaacaCAATGCTGTGATACTTGTATAGATCAACTTAGTTAACACCTGTCACCACAGGTAGTGCCTTTTTCTTGTGATgataacttttaagatttactgtcCTGGCTGCTTTTAAATATGCAACCCAGTACTGTTACCTATATCGTCACCGTGCTGTAATTATACTCCTAGAACATTTGGAAGTTTATACTTTTAGACCACCCCCTCTCCCAATTTTCCCacgcccctgccccccacctctggcaaccaccaatctggtCTCTGATGCCATGggcttggttttgttttaaattctgtgtaTAAGTGATATCGTATATGGTGTCTGTCTTTTGCTGTCTGACTCATTTCATTTAACGTGATGCCttcgaggtccatccatgccgtcacaaaatggcaggatttcattatttttgatgGCTGaggaatattccattgtatacgtGTACCACCCCTTCTTGACCCACTCACCTGTTGAcgggcacttaggttgtttctatatcttgactgttgtaaataacacGGCACTGGGCATGGGGTGCTTGTATCTTTTCGATTTAgtgttttccttatttttcagataaagacttCCAAGGGGAATTGTTGGGTCACATGGCaattctttgatttctttgaGGAACcgccgtactgttttccacagcggctgcaccagtgTACACACCCGCCAGCAGTGCACACGTGTTTCCTCCACACCCGAACCAGCACTTGTTCCTCGCCTCATTGGTAACAGCTGGTGCCGATGGGTGCGAAGTGAGACCTTGCTGTGGATTTGATTTGCGCTCCCCTGGTGATTAGTGATGGCGAGGATCTGTTCATGTACCCGTTCATTTCTATTTCAATGTgatgattttccttttctttgagacACAGTATCtgtttgttgaaaatatttatcCGCATAATTATAGAGGTGCCAATTACTAAGCTAATTGAAGAGTatcttatatatactgctcacaaaaattaggggatatttcaaaatgaatatgaagtgataaaatatcccctaggttttttttttggggggggggttgtttttttttgttttttttgtatttttcccaagttggaaatggggaggcagtcagacagactcgtgcatgcgcccgaccaggatccacctggcatgcccaccagggggcgatgctctgcccatcttggggcatcactctgccgcaatcagagtcattctagcgcctgaggcggaggccatggagccatcctcagcgcccgggcaaactttgctccaatggagagccttggctgcaggaggggaagagagagacagagaggaaggagagggggaggggtggagaagcagatgggcgcttctcctgtgtgccctggctgggaatcgaacccgggactcctgcacgccaggccgacgctctaccactgagccaaccagccagggctcccctagtttttgtgagcagtgtatattgacttaaaaaacaacaaccctacAACAACACCAAAGGGAtagaaactactttttaaaatatggggttttttttgtttgtttttcagt
This region of Saccopteryx leptura isolate mSacLep1 chromosome 8, mSacLep1_pri_phased_curated, whole genome shotgun sequence genomic DNA includes:
- the PAQR9 gene encoding membrane progestin receptor epsilon isoform X1, translating into MARATGQDRLLGGSGLPWNLQRRPRRAHKGSDGGRRGLRSAREPAPEVACSPEPAPEVACSRPSQARGTMPRRLQPRSTGTRGPPATTGAALEDVSRPHPSASGNPSAPAKALLRWDEVPDDFVECFILSGYRRLPCTAQECLASVLKPTNETLNFWTHFIPLLLFLSKFCRLFFLSGRDVPFHHPWLLPLWCYASGVLLTFAMSCTAHVFSCLSLRLRAAFFYLDYASISYYGFGSTVAYYYYLLPGLSLLDARVMTPYVQQRLGWHVDCTRLIAAYRALVLPVAFLLAVACTVACCKSRTDWCSYPFALRTFVFVMPLSMACPIMLESWLFDLRGENPTLFVHFYRRYFWLVVAAFFNVSKIPERIQPGLFDIIGHSHQLFHIFTFLSIYDQVYYVEEGLRQFLKAPPAAPTFLGTVGYMLLLVVCLGLVIRKFLSSSEFCSKK
- the PAQR9 gene encoding membrane progestin receptor epsilon isoform X2; amino-acid sequence: MDRLLGGSGLPWNLQRRPRRAHKGSDGGRRGLRSAREPAPEVACSPEPAPEVACSRPSQARGTMPRRLQPRSTGTRGPPATTGAALEDVSRPHPSASGNPSAPAKALLRWDEVPDDFVECFILSGYRRLPCTAQECLASVLKPTNETLNFWTHFIPLLLFLSKFCRLFFLSGRDVPFHHPWLLPLWCYASGVLLTFAMSCTAHVFSCLSLRLRAAFFYLDYASISYYGFGSTVAYYYYLLPGLSLLDARVMTPYVQQRLGWHVDCTRLIAAYRALVLPVAFLLAVACTVACCKSRTDWCSYPFALRTFVFVMPLSMACPIMLESWLFDLRGENPTLFVHFYRRYFWLVVAAFFNVSKIPERIQPGLFDIIGHSHQLFHIFTFLSIYDQVYYVEEGLRQFLKAPPAAPTFLGTVGYMLLLVVCLGLVIRKFLSSSEFCSKK